tgaagatcattggtgacttgactcagtccttgaagatcattggtgacttgactcagtccttgaagatcagaggtgacttgactcagtccttgaagaccaccggtgacttgactcagtccttgaagaccaccggtgacttgactcagtccttgaagaccaccggtgacttgactcagtccttgaagaccaccggtgacttgactcagtccttgaagaccaccggtgacttgactcagtccttgaagaccaccggtgacttgactcagtccttgaagatcaccggtgacttgactcagtccttgaagatcaccggtgacttgacttgactctgaaaggtcaacggtgaccagcctagtctctggaggatccgcggtgactagccctgactcaggaggatccgcggtgactagccctgactcaggaggatccgcggtgactagccctgactcaggaggatccgcggtgactagccctgactctggaggatccgcggtgactagccctgactctggaggatcagcggtgactagccctgactctggaggatcagcggtgactagccctgactctggaggatcagcggtgactagccctgactctggaggatcagcggtgactagccctgactctggaggatcagcggtgactagccctgactctggaggatcagcggtgactagccctgactctggaggatcagcggtgactagccctgactctggaggatcagcggtgactagccctgactctggaggatcagcggtgactagccctgactctggaggatcagcggtgactagccctgactctggaggatcagcggtgactagccttgactctggaggatcagcggtgactagccctgactctggaggatcagcggtgactagccctgactctggaggatcagcggtgactagccctgactctggagagttcactggcacctgactcgactccggagggtcaactggcacctgactcgactccggagggtcaactggaacctgactagactccggagggtcaactgagactctcatcctgtgcaacggcgctgggcaagcagccatcttgggccatgactctggacaggcggccctcttgtactgtggtgctgggctggcggccatcttgtactgtggcgctgaaccggtggccaatttgggcattggcgctgggctggcggccatcctgtactgtggcgctggaccggtggccaatctgggcattggcgctgggttagcggccatcttgtgctgtggcgctggactgacggccatcttgtgctgtggcgctaggctgacggccatctggtgctgtggcgctaggctgacggccatctggtgctgtggagctgaaccggtggccaatttgggcattggcgctaggctggcggccatcttgggctgtggtgctggaacggtggccaatttgggcattggcgctgggttagcggccatctggtgctgtggagctgaaccggtggccaatttgggcattggcgctgggctggcggccatcttgggctgtggcgctggaaaagtggccaatttgggcattggcgctgggttagcggccatcttgtgctgtggcgcttggctgttagccatcctgggcagtggtgctggactggtggccatcttgggttgtggcgcttggctggttgccatcctgggcagtggtgctgggctgacgaccaccccgccggaagagaccgaagtggctggggcatcccaccgaagccgatgctgcaggtagcgcacgaattcccagaattccagtgtctctaactgcgccatctcctcatgagacactggatcatccagcccgccattgaaatagtccttgagggccgcatcgttgtagcccatgccctcggccagggaccagaacacctgagccagggcacccacttcattgccctcttggcggagggcgatcaaccgaaggtacttggttcgccgctccgccatcttggctggggaacggaaaaatgacataccgctggttcctagtgtgacggagtccttctgtcacgatcggtgttatggaaaacacaggagaaggaaccaatcgcaggtaagtcatttattaaagggtaatccaaaaggggtaaacagtccaggcagggtcaaaaccagaatatccaaatccaaacataaacaagacacaaaggcaaggcaaggcaaggcaaggcaaggcaaggcaaggcaaggcaaggcaaggcaaggcaaggcaaggcaaggcaaggcaaggcaaggcaaggcaaggcaacggacatgaataaactttcaacattaaacaaggactccgtcacacagactcagacagaccgggtataaatacacagaaggataatgagggaacaggagacaggtggggaacaatcaattactaacaaggaggaaggtgaccaaataagggaacaggaagtgataaggtgacagacaccgtgagaaagggggacatctagtggaaacccagggacacaacccagacactgtgacataattGGCTAGATTAGTTACTTTAAAAATGACTGGATGTATGTGGAAGGAAGCAACTTTCATTTAGCCtctctcaacctttttttttttttttttgtctgcattGTGTATGGAGGCCAAATGTGGCATCCTTTTATGTTTCTATTCTCATTGGTCATTTTAGTAATGAGTACACCCTTAATGTTCTTGGCCACAGTGATTGCAACTCATCTGGGCTACCATGtatgaaaggggaaaaaaataatatacatctGAGTTATGCACATTATTGGGTAAACttagtaaaacaatatatttgttattttaatttcaaatacatttttaatgaggcTCAGCATTTCGTGCCTCTTATAAACAACTACTGCCCACATGGCATTTGCCATTGATAATTGGCTAAGTAATGTGGTTCATAACTAATTCCTCATTCTGTTCTGCAAAAACTCTGTCAATATCATCCACACATGATATAGATAGTCTGTCATTATattcttataaaaaatataatagcaGTAATCATTTTAGATTTGGATAAGCTCAATGATTCTGTTGGACTGTGTCACCAGTGTGTGTGACGTTGATGTGATAGGTAATGTTGATATGAAAGCTTGCAGTTCATGCCCTTATCCAGGTTCAAGTACTAAGttcttatttaaattttcaaTGTAGCATGTTTCAACACAAATTTCATGGCTAACCAATAACTTTGGCCTAAAGCTACACAGAGTGAACCAAAGAAGTTATGAAAGATTCTAGCATATTTGCAAAGATGGCAGTGTGCCCGTTACAGAGGCATATTTAAAATGGGTTGGAGTCTCCTTTTTATGCTTCACCATACAGTATGAACTTTAATTTGAGAAAATAGGTTGACACCTCTCGTCTCCGGTGTCTTCTACCAGGTGCTCTTTTTTAGGGGGTAAGAGGGGTAGCATTGACTCtgccatttgtgtttttttttttttttttttttttggctactgTAGTTGTATAAgcattaattattttcataaataaatgttGAGTTCTGTAGAGAAATTATTTCATTAGAATCCTTGGTAACTTTAGGCCGTTCTGATTTGCATTCTGTTTAATGTTTGATGATCATGCTATTTTTCAAATGCATctgcttatatatatacacatctttTGTTTCTGCTTCTTTGCCTGTGTTTTGATCAGGTGATTCTGTGCTCTTTCACTAGATGTGTAATAGCGGCCACTATCATCTAATTGTGAAAACACAAAGTCAGAACATTCTGTCAATTTAGGGAAAGTGTTTTCTTATAAGTGACAGAAAATGGCGGGGAAAGacttaataacaattattatgaaAAAGTAACCATGAAAAGTGTATTAGCCTTCAGCacgtaaattattttattttaagtttgatTTTGTAGAAAAttcattttcacaacaaaatgtttgcttttgattttattttattgaaatactAGAACTCTAGTACCAGGAGTCCATGATACGCCTCATGCTCATGAATCTCATGCCACCCATATTGCTGAAGCTCCTGTACTCTCCAGGCCTGAAGTACCACATCCTGCCTCTGTAGTGGGGCTGCTCATACATGAGCCAGTGGCCATCCATCACATGGCAGGACTGGCAGTGAGGCATACGGTAACGGTCCATGCAGTTGTCACAGTCATCCATCATCTCATACATCTGCCCCATGAAGTTCTCCTTCTCATAGATCCTCATTTTGTAGGATCCCCTGTACTGTAATGGAAGAAAAGTCATTTTAGTTTAACATTATCagccaaaacatttttaatgataaatttatttatgtttatatgtaataaaaaaaatgcttagaTTGAACTCACCATAGGGATCATGCGGCAGGACCTGATGCAGTTGCTCATTCCAAACATAGACATGTAATCAGCATATTCTCCCCTCCTAAAGAAATACTGATTTCCCATG
The genomic region above belongs to Carassius carassius chromosome 11, fCarCar2.1, whole genome shotgun sequence and contains:
- the LOC132152858 gene encoding gamma-crystallin M2-like isoform X2; protein product: MMGKVTFFEDRNFQGRSYECMGDCADMHSYMSRCHSCRVESGCWMMYDHPNYMGNQYFFRRGEYADYMSMFGMSNCIRSCRMIPMYRGSYKMRIYEKENFMGQMYEMMDDCDNCMDRYRMPHCQSCHVMDGHWLMYEQPHYRGRMWYFRPGEYRSFSNMGGMRFMSMRRIMDSWY
- the LOC132152858 gene encoding gamma-crystallin M2-like isoform X1, giving the protein MLTLNFQVTFFEDRNFQGRSYECMGDCADMHSYMSRCHSCRVESGCWMMYDHPNYMGNQYFFRRGEYADYMSMFGMSNCIRSCRMIPMYRGSYKMRIYEKENFMGQMYEMMDDCDNCMDRYRMPHCQSCHVMDGHWLMYEQPHYRGRMWYFRPGEYRSFSNMGGMRFMSMRRIMDSWY
- the LOC132152858 gene encoding gamma-crystallin M2-like isoform X3, with the translated sequence MKVTFFEDRNFQGRSYECMGDCADMHSYMSRCHSCRVESGCWMMYDHPNYMGNQYFFRRGEYADYMSMFGMSNCIRSCRMIPMYRGSYKMRIYEKENFMGQMYEMMDDCDNCMDRYRMPHCQSCHVMDGHWLMYEQPHYRGRMWYFRPGEYRSFSNMGGMRFMSMRRIMDSWY